Genomic DNA from Telopea speciosissima isolate NSW1024214 ecotype Mountain lineage chromosome 2, Tspe_v1, whole genome shotgun sequence:
AGTTCAATATGGTTAAGGAGATTAGATTAAGGTATGGCCCATATGGATGTCATTTTGGCGAATAATAAACCAATGATAATGTAAATACGCAGTTGAAACCAATTCTTCCAAAATTTAAGTTCCAATTTAATAGCAAACCTGAGCTTTTGACCCAGTTTAGTACCACAACCACATCTATCAAAGACCCTTAATTTGCAACATCCAATACTAAAGCTGAGAATCTAGTAATACGTCTGAATAATTGGATCTTTTGTATTCCAAGTATTTCTCATTTGGCTCACCAGTAGCCCCTGCAAGAACAACGTCCATGCTCAAAGTGGTGAAACCGATTAGAATCTCTCAATATGATCTCCCTCCCAACCATATTGGAGATGAATTTAGCCATCTCATGACAATCACCACATACTCTTAGATTCTTGGTGACCCGTATTGTCTTGCCAGGTGGCAAGCTTAATATCCCAAAAGCCATGGCCAACTTCTCACTGTGTCCACAAAGGGCCTCTTCCTTCTCCATGTCACCTGCATTTATCAAAGCATACCTCTTGTTTGGAAGATGCCTTTCTTCTTTCATCCTTGTTTTCACTTTTTCCAAAAATGATTGTATCCTTTTGGTTTGTGGGTGTGATCTGTCTCCTGAAACAAATACATGATATTTGCTCTTGATTTCAACCCAACTACAACCTGGATTCTTTTTCAAGCCTTTTCTGCCAATCCTCTCTCTCaacttcttcacttcttcccACTTCTCTGCTTCTGAGTATATATTGGCTAAAAGTACATAATATccagtattttctggttctagTTCAAAAACCCTTTCTGCAACATTCTCTGCTAGTTTCACATCTCTGTGTATCCTGCAACCACAGAGCAATGCCCCCCAGACTGTTGAATCTGGTTCGATTGGCATCATTCCAATGAACTTGTATGCCTTGGTTAAATGTCCAGCACGGGCCAGAAGATCCACCATACAGGCATAATGCTCCAACTTGGGCTCAATCTTGCAGTCATTTctcatgaaattaaaaaatctcCACCCTTCATCCACTAATCCTGAATGGCTGCAAGCATAGAGTATAGCAATAAAGGAGATCCCATCCGGTTTAATGCCTGTGCGATGCATTTCATTGAAGACAGCAATAGCATCTTTGCCTCGCCCATGCATTCCATAACCTGCAATCATCACAGTCCATGAAACCAGATCCTTCACAGGCATCATATTAAACAGCAATCGTGCAACCTCTAATGCTCCACATTTCACATACATGTCAACTAGAGAATTGTTTACATGGTGGTCTGAGGAGAACCCATTCCTGACTACATTCCCATGGATCTCCCGGCCTCTCTCCAGGGCTGAGAGACTAGAGCAAGCTGGTAGGACACAAGCCATGCTTACaccatttggttttgattcactttgcatgTTGATAAACAGATTGAGTGCATCATTGGGAAGGCAGTTCTTTGAGTAACCTCCGATCATGGTATTCCATGATACAATATCCCTCACAATCATCTCATCAAAAACTAATCGAGCATCAGTCATGCTACCACATTTTGCATACATATCCATGAGAGCATTAGCAACAAATAGATTTGGTTGCAGGTTGTTTCTTCTGACATGATCGTGTAAATTCTTGCCGTCCTCTAAGGATCCATTAGATGCACAAGCATGAAGGATACTAGTAACTGTAAATAGGTCTGGCTTTACACCTTCTGTTTCCATTTTATGAAACAATTTGATAGCACTTGTTAGCTGCCCCTCTCGAGCATATCCTGCCATCATTGAAGTCCATGAAACAACACTCCTTTCATTCATTGTCTGAAAAACTCGAATTGCATCATCCAGGCAGACACATTTAGAATACATGTCAACTAAAGTATTATTCAAGGTGATTTCCCTTCCATAACAGGCTTTTATTCCATAACCATGAAGTGCCCTGCCCAAGAATAGTCTACCCATCTCTGCACAAGCTGGTAGAACGCTGACCATTGTGGCTAAATCCATCTTAACTTCCAAAAGTTGCATCTCCCGGAAAATTTCAAGTCCCTCTTCAGAAATACCGTTGGTTACGTGGCCACTTATTATTGAATTCCAGGATATCACATCCCGATCACTCAAATCTTCAAACACTTTATCTGCACTCTCTATTTGCTTACATTTAGCGTAAAATGAAATCAGGGCATTCCCGACAGCATTATGGGAATCAAAACCCAACCTGAGCAGATAACCATGAGCCTGTTCACCTCCTACTAAGCTTCCCAGAGCGCCAAAACACTTCAAAACAcaagaaaatgaataagaatTCGCATCGATTCCCAGATGGTGCATCTGCTTGAATAGAGTGATACTTTCTCTGAAATCCCCAACCTTTGCGTAATGGTTCATGAGAAGACTCCAAAGAAAAACGTCTTCTTTCGGGATTCCATCGAAAACCCTTCTCGCTTCCCTCAAATCCCCACAGGTAACATACATATAGACTAGTTTACaacccaataaaccattaaCATCGACACTGTTGGAGGATATGACTGAATGCACCTTCTTTCCGTCTTGAAGCGACTTATGATTAGCACAGAGCTGCAAGATAGAACAGTAGGTGCTCGACTCAAGCTGGGATTTTTTAGAGTTTTGGAGCATGTCCATGGCGCTTCTTAAGTTGCCCAATTCACAAAATCTGCAGATTTCTGCGTTGCAATCGACTTCTACCCTTTTGTTGGTTTTGTCAGTCAATACAGAGGCTCTAATGGACGCAGAGTTATTGAAGTTTGAGGGCATGATAGGGATTCTGGAAGAAGCTTTGAAGCTGATGAACCCATTTTGATTGCCTGGAGAAATTTCTCTTCTGCTGTGACGAGGCTGAGCGACAAAGTtagttgttgttgctgttcCCATGGCGTATGACATTATTGGGAAAAGGGGGAGCGGCTAGCAGTTGGGTCTGCAAGTATGAGGCATATGGGGATGACCTAAAGGGAATATTATTGCTGCTTGTGAATTActgatccataaaaaaataatatatttggTGGGTTCCACAAAAATCTTCAATATTAACGGTGTTTGTGGAGACTGGATTAGAGACAACTGTTTGGTCTGAGCCTCTGAGGAGTGAGGACCTAGGGTTGATATCTGGATATATCTCTCGTTCTTCATAATGAATGTAGCTGTTGGTTTATTTCCCAACCAGTGGCCTCCGTCTTCCTAAAACCTCACCGGTTTTCTCCGGTAATGTTTCGTCCGTTATTTTTCTCGGAATTTACCTGTATTCTAATCGTATTCATTGATGAATGTACTGATATAATGCTTGTGAGATTTCTGGTTGGAGAGACTGAAAACGTAAGGAGTTTACATAGATAAAACGATAATGAGGGTTTCTTCCTGTGAGTTTTTGTTTCTTGAATTTATACGGTGCTCATTTGTTGCTTCggattttgtttttaataaGTAACCCTTTAATCTATTAATCCCTTGCTTTACCAACATATCTGCCGTGTCATTTGCTGTTCTTGGTTTCCATTGGAACGAGCAGTTTTCCTGAAAACAATGGATTTTACTTGTATAATGATGTGAGCACATCTCCATGGGTATATGTTGGAGTCCGCCCTAGCTATAATAGTTGCAGAGTATCCTTCAGCTGTGATGTTGTCAAAGTCTCTCTTGAATAGAGCAGTCCAATCCCATCCGGAAAGCAATTTTGTTCTTACCGAGTTTCCTCCCCTATTTggcccccccctcctcccccaccTGAACTCCATAAGGTCCTGAGATTCCTAAtgctaaaaattaaaattgaggCCTTAGTTTGCTGCTTGCCATTGTAGAACTTCACCATGTGGAATGAAGTTGCAGTATGCAAGTTCCCCTGATCGTTCAATCAACCGGGGATGGGGGATCTCTAACAAGATGGGACATCATTGATACAAGCGAGTCATCTTGTCAGTAGTAGGGCCAACTTCTGATATCTAGGATAGAGTAGTAGTTATTTGCATAGTGAAGA
This window encodes:
- the LOC122653180 gene encoding pentatricopeptide repeat-containing protein DOT4, chloroplastic; its protein translation is MSYAMGTATTTNFVAQPRHSRREISPGNQNGFISFKASSRIPIMPSNFNNSASIRASVLTDKTNKRVEVDCNAEICRFCELGNLRSAMDMLQNSKKSQLESSTYCSILQLCANHKSLQDGKKVHSVISSNSVDVNGLLGCKLVYMYVTCGDLREARRVFDGIPKEDVFLWSLLMNHYAKVGDFRESITLFKQMHHLGIDANSYSFSCVLKCFGALGSLVGGEQAHGYLLRLGFDSHNAVGNALISFYAKCKQIESADKVFEDLSDRDVISWNSIISGHVTNGISEEGLEIFREMQLLEVKMDLATMVSVLPACAEMGRLFLGRALHGYGIKACYGREITLNNTLVDMYSKCVCLDDAIRVFQTMNERSVVSWTSMMAGYAREGQLTSAIKLFHKMETEGVKPDLFTVTSILHACASNGSLEDGKNLHDHVRRNNLQPNLFVANALMDMYAKCGSMTDARLVFDEMIVRDIVSWNTMIGGYSKNCLPNDALNLFINMQSESKPNGVSMACVLPACSSLSALERGREIHGNVVRNGFSSDHHVNNSLVDMYVKCGALEVARLLFNMMPVKDLVSWTVMIAGYGMHGRGKDAIAVFNEMHRTGIKPDGISFIAILYACSHSGLVDEGWRFFNFMRNDCKIEPKLEHYACMVDLLARAGHLTKAYKFIGMMPIEPDSTVWGALLCGCRIHRDVKLAENVAERVFELEPENTGYYVLLANIYSEAEKWEEVKKLRERIGRKGLKKNPGCSWVEIKSKYHVFVSGDRSHPQTKRIQSFLEKVKTRMKEERHLPNKRYALINAGDMEKEEALCGHSEKLAMAFGILSLPPGKTIRVTKNLRVCGDCHEMAKFISNMVGREIILRDSNRFHHFEHGRCSCRGYW